A genomic window from Chanos chanos chromosome 14, fChaCha1.1, whole genome shotgun sequence includes:
- the vps37ba gene encoding VPS37B subunit of ESCRT-I a, translated as MAGFGNKLSAYSMTQLNELLEDDEKLNKIIKDMDEIKDLQQSKEMTLASNRSLAEQNLTLQPRLDHQKNQLTKRYRSLQELYEAYQLHKSSLEHKSGNSSLDTLLALLQAEGAKIEEETEIMADAFLDGEVTLDTFIDEYQSKRKLAHLRRVKIDKLQELVLKGPIQSPQSQDHSAKPVQSFQPENTASTPVPLPRRAPPLPPVKSPPAPAPVPQPAAFSYPPIPPRVGHPLPPANINQGYPASAMPFMPQYPPAIPQRPPQRMAPQPGFILQ; from the exons ATGGCTGGATTTGGAAACAAGTTGAGTGCCTATTCTATGACTCAGTTAAACGAACTGCTCGAAGATGACGAAAAGCTCAACAAAATTATCAAAGATATGGACGAG ATTAAAGACCTGCAGCAGAGCAAGGAGATGACTCTAGCCAGTAACAGAAGTCTGGCTGAACAGAACCTAACACTCCAGCCCAGGTTAGACCACCAGAAGAACCAGCTGACCAAACGGTACCGTAGTCTACAGGAACTCTATGAGGCCTACCAGCTCCACAAATCCAGTCTTG AGCACAAGTCTGGGAACAGTTCTCTGGACACACTGCTGGCCCTGCTGCAGGCAGAAGGAGCAAAAatagaggaggagacagag ATAATGGCAGATGCCTTCCTGGATGGCGAGGTCACTCTGGACACCTTCATAGATGAATATCAGAGTAAGAGGAAGCTGGCCCACCTGCGCCGGGTCAAAATTGACAAGCTCCAGGAGCTGGTTCTAAAAGGTCCAATCCAGTCCCCTCAGTCTCAGGATCACTCCGCGAAGCCCGTTCAGTCCTTCCAGCCTGAAAACACCGCCAGCACTCCGGTTCCCCTGCCCAGACGCGCACCTCCGCTGCCCCCAGTCAAATCTCCACCAGCCCCCGCCCCGGTGCCCCAGCCTGCTGCCTTCTCCTATCCCCCAATCCCACCCAGAGTGGGGCATCCTCTTCCACCAGCCAACATCAACCAAGGATACCCTGCTTCAGCCATGCCCTTCATGCCTCAGTACCCACCAGCCATTCCCCAGAGGCCACCACAACGAATGGCACCTCAGCCTGGCTTCATTCtccagtga